The DNA region ATGCAAAATGTCAGAAGCTGTTCATATTTGTCATAGTGATGAATAGCTAAGGTGGATCACATTTTACCCTCACCCCGGCCCTCTCCCTGGAAGGGAGAGGGAGCAAATCATCCCCTCGCCCCTTTGGAGAGAGGGTGAGGGGACACCAAACCGCACAGGAGCCCAAACTCATGCCATCACGCCCCCCGTTTTTCGCCAGCGCCCGTGGCCGCCTGCTGATGTTCAATCTGCTGGTTGTTGCGGTCACGCTGATGGTGAGCGGCGTGGCGGTGCTCGGCTTTCGGCACGCCAGCCAGATCCAGGAGCAGGTGCAGCAGCAAACGCTGGATGACATGACCGGCAGCATGAACCTGGCGCGCGATACGGCAAACGTGGCGACGGCGGCGGTGCGGCTTTCGCAGGTCGTCGGGGCGCTGGAGTACAAAGGTGAAGCCGAGCGCCTGAAGCAGACGCAAATGGCCCTGCGCCGCTCGCTGGAACAGCTTGCGGATGCCCCGCTGGCGCAGCAGGAACCGGCCCTGGTAGCGCGGATTATTCAACGAAGCAATGAGCTCCAGCAGAGCGTGACGGAGATGCTGGAGCGCGGACAGCGACGCCACCTGGAGCGGAACGCGCTGCTGAGCGCGCTGTACCAAAGCCAGAGCTACCTGCGCCATCTGCAGGACATCAACCGCCGCTATGGCAGTAACGTGCCGGATGCGCGGCAGCTAATGGAGATGGACCGGCTGATCGCCGCCGCCATCGATACCCCTTCGCCGCGCGCGACCGTTCAGCAGCTGGACGCGGTGGCCGCAATGCTGCCCCAAAATGCCGAACTGCCGGTCGTGAAGGGGGTACTGCCTGATTTTAATGCCGAGCTAGGCAAGCTCGCCCCGCTGTCGAAGCAGCTGGAAGAGAGCGATCTGGCAATAAGCTGGTATATGTTCCACATCAAGGCGCTGGTGGCGATCCTCAACAGCGACATCAATCAGTACGTCGAGCAGGTGGCGCAGGCCTCCCGCCAGCGTACAGCCCAGAGCCACCACGAGCTGCAGTCCATCAGCGTGTTTATCAGCGTCTTCGCCGTGCTGGCGCTGATCATCACCGGGTGCGCCTGCTGGTATATCTACCGCAATCTGGCCTCCAACCTGACGGCGATTTCCCGGGCCATGTCGCGCCTTGCCCACGGCGAGCAGGATGTTTCCGTTCCCGCCCTGCAGCGGCGCGATGAGCTGGGCGAGCTGGCGCGCGCGTTTAACGTTTTTGCCCGCAATACCGCCTCGCTTGAGCACACCACGCGGCTGCTGAAAGAGAAAACCACACAGATGGAGATCGACCGCGTTGAGCGTCAGGGGCTGGAAGAGGCGCTGCTGCACAGCCAGAAAATGAAGGCGGTTGGACAGCTAACCGGCGGCCTGGCGCATGATTTTAACAACCTGCTGGCGGTGATCATCGGCAGTCTTGAGCTCACCGATCCTGAATCAAAAGACGCGCCGCGCATCGGCAGGGCGCTGAAGGCGGCCGAGCGTGGTGCTTTACTGACCCAGCGACTGCTGGCGTTTTCCCGCAAGCAATCCCTGACGCCGCATGCGGTAGAGATGCTGCCGCTGCTGGAGAACCTCCGGGAACTGCTGCGCCACTCCCTGCCCGCCACCCTGACCCTGGATATTGAAGCGCAAACCCCTGCCTGGCCCGCATGGATAGACGTCGGCCAGCTGGAAAACGCCATCATCAACCTGGTGATGAACGCGCGTGATGCGATGGAAGGGCAAAGCGGGGTGATTAAAATTCGCACCTGGAATCAGCGCGTCACCCGCAGCGACGGGCGCAGGCAGGATATGGTGGCGCTGGAAGTGATTGATCGCGGCAGCGGCATGTCGCAGGAGATTAAATCCCGGGTCTTTGAACCGTTCTTCACCACCAAGCAGACCGGGAGCGGGAGCGGGTTAGGGCTGTCGATGGTCTACGGCTTTGTCCGCCAGTCCGGTGGTCGCGTAGAGATTGAAAGCGCGCCGGGGCAGGGCACCACCGTCCGGCTTCATCTGCCGCGCTCCGTGCTGCCCGCCGCGGCAGAGGATGAAGCGCTGTCAGCAACCGCCTCCGTCGATAGCGAGCGCCTGGTGCTGGAAGATGAGGCGGACGTTCGTCAGACCCTGTGCGAACAGCTGCACCAGCTTGGCTACCTGACGCTGGAAGCGGACAACGGCGAGCAGGCGCTGAGCATGCTGGCGGCGTCGCCGGATATTGGCATGTTTATCAGCGACCTGATGCTGCCGGGAAGCCTGGGCGGGGCCGAGGTGATTAACCACGTGCGCAGCCATTATCCGCAGCTTCCGGTGCTGCTCATCAGCGGCCAGGATTTACGGCCCGCGCATAATCCTCAGCTGCCGGACTTTCAGCTACTGCGCAAGCCGTTTACCCGCGCGCAGCTGGCGCAGGCGCTGCGCAAGGTGACGGTAATTTGAGATTTCTTAGTGATTTTCAGAATTTAACCTCTATTTCAGCCATTTACAGCACACTCTCTCCATGCAAACATCCTGATTAACCTTAATTTAAATCAGGTCTTTGTTATGGATAACTGGCTGGCGCTTTTCGACGGACAGACCCGCTATTTTCTGGATATCAACGACAGCCAGGTAAAGCCGGACGTTCTGCGCTTTAGCGGCAGGGAAGCACTGAGCGAGCCGTTTAAGTGGGATATTGAGTTCACTACGCCGCAGGGCAACATCGTCCCGGAAGACGTGCTGATGAAGTATGCTTCCGTCCGGCTGAAATCTCGTGCCCTGAAATCTACGGCACCCTGCCTGCCCGCGTTGAGAGCCGGGAGAAGAATGTCATTCACGCGCATCTGGATGAGCAGGGGCGCTACCGGGTGAAGCCGGAGTTTGACCGCGAAGGAACAGAGCAGGGCTTTGGGTATCTGTGGCTGAGGCTGAAGGCCAGCGAAGGTCCTGTGGAGGTGCAGGCGAAGAATGCAAATATGCGGTTGTTTGCAGAGAGAAAGCTGACGCTGAGCTCGGCGAGTGACATATCCTTTGCCGGTAAAAAACGCATCACGCTGATTGGTGGCGGGAGCTACCTGCGGCTGGAGGCGGGGAAAATTGAGTACGGCACGATGGCGGCGTATCTGCGCCGGGTGAAGCGGACGATGGCGGCGGGTGCGGCCACCATGCAGTTATTCATTCCGCTTCTCCCGGGCCAGTATTCGCCACTGAATGTGAGTGCCTCCTCAATGCCATCAAAGCCAACGACGCTATCGTTCAGGGAGCGTAGACAATGGATGTTACAAAAATGATGCAGGTGCTACCTGAATCAACTCACACTCATATCTTTATGTTGCTGGAAGGCGGTGCGCGAACACAGGACGCTTTTCAGGCTTTTTATAACGAACATGCGTCGGCTTTGTATTCGCTTTATCTCTATCCGCACCTTGCTGAATTCAGAAACTATGGCCCTTGGTTGTTCGCATTAAAAAATAAGGAGACGCAACATCGTTATATTGATTCCACCCCGGGTTTAACCGCTGTTATCGCCTCTTCACGCTCAGGAGGCGCTTTAGCCGTTCAGCTTTCTGCTGCATGTACAATTATTTCGCCCAATGGGGCCGCGGCTTTAGTGCGTTTTTATACGCGGGATGTGATGAGTTTGCTGGCGAGTCGTAACGACCGTGAATGGCACAGTGTGTTATTTAGAGGGGTTTCACAGTGGTGGGCACCTGAAGAAAATGGATGGCATCCTGTAGATATACCACCTTCACTGGTAATAAATGAGAGAGACAGCGCCATACGGCTGAATAAAGAAGAATGGCAATATCTCGCGGATGAACCGGTTGTCACCAGTTTATTAACAGCTTGGAAAAAGTTGCCGTCAAGCCAGCATTTTTCCCCTTGCGTACAAAGGAATATGGTCAAAAAAGCGCTGAAAAAAGCCTGCGAAGGGAAAATGAAAGCAGGCACAGAGCAAAAGCTGTATGCCCTTTTTTATCTTGATGGCGGTAAAATAACACTGGCGTCAGGGACGATGCAATCTGCATTAGAAAATGTGGCTCTGGGGAAAGTCTCGCTGGAGCAGGTTTAAAAAAATGACGTTCAACATCAGGGATGAAAATACATTATGGGATTTTTCAAATCTTATAAGAAAATTGATAATGGAATTAACCGTGGTTATGCCCGCTGGGGGAAATGGCTCTGGGGTGTGTTGTTGTTGCCGGTGGTGATTTACCTTGGCTGGTCGGTGTGGGCTGCTATCTGGGGGCCACCGTCAGGACCGGTCACGCTGATTATTCACAGTGAAATTGACAGGCCTATTCGAGAGTTTAGCGTGAATGGCATGGCAGGGGGGAATGCGTTCGCGCGTGATAAAAGTAATCCGTACGGGACTGGTCCTGGTGCAGCTACCTGCTGCGGAAGCATCAGCGGGGATACAGCAGAAATTATCTGGACAGTTGATTACACACTTGCGCAATACAAAGCGGGGATGCGAACAGAAGTCCACAAAAAAATATTACCCATGCCGCAGCGGGAGTGGGGCGAAAATTACCTCCATACCTATTTCCTGCCGGGAGACAGAGTCTACTTATGGTGGAGCACAGGTTTTAACAGCCCTTCAGCTGATGATATTGCCGCCCAGGTGGAGCAAAAACGTCGGCAGAATATGCACTGATTTTAAGGGATTAAAATGGGATTTTTTAAAACGTTCGATAAAGTAGACGGTGCGGTGAACCGGGGTTATGCCCGCTGGGGAAAATGGCTCTGGGGAGCGTTGTTGTTGCCGGTGGTGATATACCTTGGCTGGTCGGTGTGGGCTGCGGTCTGGGGGCCGCCGTCAGGACCGGTCACGCTGATTATTCACAGTGAAATTGACAGGCCTATAAGAGGTTTTAGCGTAAACGGCGTGGCAGGTGCAAATGCATTTGCTTATGGCGGTGGGAAATCAACCTGTTGTGGAAACATCAGCGGGAATCAGGCAGAAATTATCTGGACAGTTGATTACACACTTGCGCAATACAAAGCGGGGGTGAGAACAGAAGTCCACAAAAAAATGTTATCCATGCCGCAGCGTGAGTGGGGCGAAAACTATCTTCATGTTTATTTCCTGCCTGAAGAAAATGTCCGGTTATGGTGGAGTACAGGCTTTAATCACCCTGACTCTCAAGATATTAAAGTTCACACCTCAGAGTGAAAAAAGGGAAAATAATATATGGATATTGAAAGCCTTATCGCCGCAGCAAATCGGGCCCAGCAGGCAGAAGATGCTGGCTTAGATAACTGCTCGCGGGTATGGCATGCGGGCTTCTTTTTTGATGGGATTCATCGCAATATAGAAAAGGATACACCAGAACATCGCCTCAGCAATATTGCCAGATTATTCAGAGCATTTCCTGATGAGAGAGAAAACATACCAAACGTTACTTACAATGCTTTTTACATTTCTGGCCTAGGTACTCCTTTTAATGAAACTGTCGTTGAAAAACTTCATACCATTATGGACAGCGGTCTGGACAGCATAACGGATGATATAACAAGCCAGCCCGGTGAAATGACCAAAGAAGCGGGTATGGATTTTATAAAAGGTGACAGCTGGTACGAGGTTTTAAAAAAACAGGGAAAGAAACTTCTTAACCCGGCGGAATGGAAAAATCTGGCCTTTGATACGGCTAAAAATGCTGTTAAAAAAGTCAGTATCGAATCAACGCCCTGGCTGCGTGATAATCCTACGGTAGCCGATATGCTGGTAACAGGCGTCGATACCCGTATCACCTCCACAAAGCTAACGTTTCAAGAAGGCTACAAAGAAGCTATTAAAAAAAGCCCGGTTCCCATCAAGCTAATCTCCATTTCACTTTTCGGTTTTGATCTCGGCGCTACCCTGGCACGTAAATTCCTGGATAGTTTGCTAAAAGATATCTGTAAGAAAGAGGGCGATAAATATACTTACCAGAGCATACCCGTCGATATTGTCTTTACCGGGCTGTTTGACTGCTCGCGGCGTACATCTGCCAGCAACAACAACGGCGTGGATTACTTTATCTCTGCGTTCGGCGGTCCGGTAAAAGGGATCGGCGTGTTATTGGGGGATAAATCTATCGACCAGGATACCTCACTGCCAGAAGCGGTAAAGAAAAGCCTGCATCTGGTTGCCGCCCATGAAACCCGCGTCTGGCGCTGCTTGTACCGCACCGGCAGTAATCCAGCGCATAAGGAAGAACTCTATCCTGGGTGCGCAGAGGATATCGGCGGGGGTCTGAAACCGGACGAACAGAAACCGAGTGCGGAACTCAGCCGCGTTGCGCTGCACAGAATGTACCGCGAAGGGACCATGGCGGGCGTGCCTTTCCCTGATTTTCAGACATTGAATGAAAGTAACCCCGTGGTTGCGGCGTATTTCATCGTCCAGGACAACGTCAAAAATCAGTCCGTTCTTCAGTGGGCAAAGGCATACCAGAGCGCACTGCCCCTTTCCTCTCTGAGCACCTCGAATCAAAACCGCCACCTCGACAGCTACATCGACTGGCTGGGACGTCAGTACTACCAGTACAGCACAGAGTGCATGAGGTACGAAAAGCTGCGCGGCGACGTTCTGGCCTCTGCGGGCGCATCGGCGGGTTTTGCGGGCACTACCCAAGAGGCGAAAAACGTCGCCGGACAGTACGCCAGTGAGCTCAGCGTGCTGCGACAGCATTGGGGATGGCTTGACGACGTGAAGGATGCCGCCATCAAGCTGCGAAACAGCATGGAGCACGACCCCGCTGACAGGCGCAGGGAAATCGCACCGCATGTCTATGACCACGCGCTGTGGCGTGCGAAGCGGTTCCTGAACTACGCTAGCGCGGCATACCAGGGTAAACCACAGCCGTTTCCCATCGACGCCGCGCCGCCAGAAATGTACGCGTGGTTCGTTCATGACCTACAAACGGTTGAGAAAGGAACGGGCATTTCGCAGGACTTTTTTGTAATCCGCTCAATGGAAATGCCTGAAGCGTGATGGGCGCTGCTGATAACTGAATTTGAGATTCCTCCGCTACTCCGGCACAGTGCCGTTGATTACCTTAACGCCAGTCCACCTGTGAGTCTGGCCTTATGAAATGTTACTCAACTGCTCTGTTATTCGGTCTGCTGTCGCTCACCAGCCAGCTGGCCCACGCCGACGTGATTGATGATGCTATTGGCAACATTCAGCAGGCGATCAACGATGCCTACAACCCCAGCAGCAGCCGCAGCAATGACGATGACGACGATCGTTACGACCGCAGCCGTCAGATCGACAGTCGCCAGTACGACGATCGCCGCCGGCAGCTTGAAGACAGACGCCGCCGCTTAGACGAGCGCCAGCGTCAGCTGGACGACGACAGGCGTCGGTTAGAAGAAGATGAGCGTCGGTTAGAAGACGATTACGATCGCGGATAAGTGCGGCCTGTTGCCCTCACCCCAGCCCTCTCCCACGGGGAGAGGGAGAAAACCTAGTCGAACACCAACACCATCCCGTCATATCCCGCTTCAATGCCGTCCGGCAGCGGGTTGTTCATCATCCACACGTCAAACTGATGGCTGATGTGCGTCAGGATCACCTGCGGGCAGCCAATCACCTCGTTCAGCGCAACCACGGTGTTCAGATCACAGTGGTTGCGCGGCGGTTCGTCACGCGGTTCATGGCTGCAGTCGATGATTATCGCCTGCGGCTGATTGTTGAGCAGAAACTTCACCGTTTTTTCCGGTAATCCCGCCGTGTCGGAAAGCCACGCCACGCGGCTGTGGGCGGATTCCAGCAGATACCCAAACGTCAGTTTCGAATGGTTGAGGGGCAGCGGCGTCACCCGCAGTCCCTGTAGCTCAAACATCACGAACGGCTCGACGGTGTGGCTGAAATCCAGAATTCCCGGATGTTTAAACAGGTCGTCGCAGCCTGCTTCGTCCGGCGGGCCGTAAACCGGGATCGTCGCGCCAACGCCCCAGCGCAGGGGGAACAGCCCCTGGACGTGATCCATATGGTAATGGGTGAGCAAAAACTGCTGGAAGCTGCCTGCGGGCCAGTCGTCCATCAGGTGCGGAATGCCCGCGTCCAGCAGCGTCACCGCATTGTTGAATTTGACCACCGCGCTACAGGGGCGACGGCGATAGCTGTCCTGCAGGCGCGCCCGGCGGCACGCCGCGCAGTCGCAGCCAAAGACCGGCACCAGCTGGGCGCCACCCGTTCCCGTCAACGTGATTGTCAGACTCATAACGCACCTCTACAGCGGCTTGGTGAATCGAAAATGGCTCTGCGTATAGCCTTCGCGAACGTAAAAGCGGTGCGCATCCACGCGCTTCACGCTGGTGGACAGTTCGGTCAGCTCCGCACCGGCCTGTCGCGCGACGTCCTCTGCCCAGGCCAGCAGCTGGCTCCCCACCTTTAACCCGCGCGCCTGCGGCATCACCACCAGCTCCTGGATCTCGCCGATCCAGCGCGCGTGATGGAGGTGAAACTGCAAGTGCAGGCCGATCGTGCCGATGACTTCCCCGTCCAGCTCGGCAAGCTGGTAGCGCATGTTGCGATCCTGCAAATTGGCAAGATAGCCCGCGTGAAACGCCTGGCGATCGAACTCGGCCTGCTTTAATTCGCAGATTAACGCGTAAACGATTTGCGCATCGTCCGCGGTGGCGGGGCGAAGCGTACAGTCAGGCATGCTGGTTCTCCTTCTGACGGATAAGCGATAAAAATGTCTCGACTGACTGTAGCAAACTTCCGTCGTTATTAAGGATGTGACAGTCGGACGGAGCATAGCGGGCGGCGCGCGCAAGCCGCTGGTCGATCTCGCGGGCGGATTCACGCCCCCGGCTCTGCAACCGGCTGCGCAGAACGTCCGGCGAAACCTGCAGGCAGACGGGCAGCAGGGCCGCCCCGTAGCGGGCGCGCGCCTGCGGAAGATGCGCCCGCGAGCCGTTGACCAGCACGTCGAACCCCGCATGCAGCCACAGGTCGGTCTCAATGCCAATCCCGTAGTAGTAGCCGTTGGCGTGCCAGCTCAGCGCCAGCAGGTTTTGCCCGGCGCGGATGAAAAACTCCTGCTCGCTCAGGGCGATATGATTCTCACTCCCTGCATTGGCCGCGCGGGTAATATAGCGGTGCGCCACCAGCAGCTGGGGGTGTTCCCGCTGCCGTAAGGCGGACAGCAGGCTGTCCTTACCGGAGCCGGAGGGGCCCATTAACCAGACGAGTCTTCCCATCAGAACACCCTTTTTCCCTGACGCCAGACGTGGTCGATATGGATGTGCTCGCCCTTGCGGTGGGCCAGCACCAGATCCGCGCGTTTCCCCTCGGCGATTTCCCCGCGATCGTGAAGATTAAGCGCCGAGGCCGGGTTTTTCGTCACCAGGCGAATCGCCTGCGGCAGCGTAAAGCTGTTGTCCTCGTTGTCGGCCACCCGGAACGCCGCATCCAGCAGGCTGGCGGGGTAGTAGTCGGACGAGAGGATATCCAGCAGGCCGAGGGAAGCA from Enterobacter chengduensis includes:
- a CDS encoding ATP-binding protein, giving the protein MPSRPPFFASARGRLLMFNLLVVAVTLMVSGVAVLGFRHASQIQEQVQQQTLDDMTGSMNLARDTANVATAAVRLSQVVGALEYKGEAERLKQTQMALRRSLEQLADAPLAQQEPALVARIIQRSNELQQSVTEMLERGQRRHLERNALLSALYQSQSYLRHLQDINRRYGSNVPDARQLMEMDRLIAAAIDTPSPRATVQQLDAVAAMLPQNAELPVVKGVLPDFNAELGKLAPLSKQLEESDLAISWYMFHIKALVAILNSDINQYVEQVAQASRQRTAQSHHELQSISVFISVFAVLALIITGCACWYIYRNLASNLTAISRAMSRLAHGEQDVSVPALQRRDELGELARAFNVFARNTASLEHTTRLLKEKTTQMEIDRVERQGLEEALLHSQKMKAVGQLTGGLAHDFNNLLAVIIGSLELTDPESKDAPRIGRALKAAERGALLTQRLLAFSRKQSLTPHAVEMLPLLENLRELLRHSLPATLTLDIEAQTPAWPAWIDVGQLENAIINLVMNARDAMEGQSGVIKIRTWNQRVTRSDGRRQDMVALEVIDRGSGMSQEIKSRVFEPFFTTKQTGSGSGLGLSMVYGFVRQSGGRVEIESAPGQGTTVRLHLPRSVLPAAAEDEALSATASVDSERLVLEDEADVRQTLCEQLHQLGYLTLEADNGEQALSMLAASPDIGMFISDLMLPGSLGGAEVINHVRSHYPQLPVLLISGQDLRPAHNPQLPDFQLLRKPFTRAQLAQALRKVTVI
- a CDS encoding DUF4123 domain-containing protein, whose amino-acid sequence is MDVTKMMQVLPESTHTHIFMLLEGGARTQDAFQAFYNEHASALYSLYLYPHLAEFRNYGPWLFALKNKETQHRYIDSTPGLTAVIASSRSGGALAVQLSAACTIISPNGAAALVRFYTRDVMSLLASRNDREWHSVLFRGVSQWWAPEENGWHPVDIPPSLVINERDSAIRLNKEEWQYLADEPVVTSLLTAWKKLPSSQHFSPCVQRNMVKKALKKACEGKMKAGTEQKLYALFYLDGGKITLASGTMQSALENVALGKVSLEQV
- a CDS encoding DUF3304 domain-containing protein → MGFFKSYKKIDNGINRGYARWGKWLWGVLLLPVVIYLGWSVWAAIWGPPSGPVTLIIHSEIDRPIREFSVNGMAGGNAFARDKSNPYGTGPGAATCCGSISGDTAEIIWTVDYTLAQYKAGMRTEVHKKILPMPQREWGENYLHTYFLPGDRVYLWWSTGFNSPSADDIAAQVEQKRRQNMH
- a CDS encoding DUF3304 domain-containing protein translates to MGFFKTFDKVDGAVNRGYARWGKWLWGALLLPVVIYLGWSVWAAVWGPPSGPVTLIIHSEIDRPIRGFSVNGVAGANAFAYGGGKSTCCGNISGNQAEIIWTVDYTLAQYKAGVRTEVHKKMLSMPQREWGENYLHVYFLPEENVRLWWSTGFNHPDSQDIKVHTSE
- a CDS encoding phospholipase effector Tle1 domain-containing protein; the protein is MDIESLIAAANRAQQAEDAGLDNCSRVWHAGFFFDGIHRNIEKDTPEHRLSNIARLFRAFPDERENIPNVTYNAFYISGLGTPFNETVVEKLHTIMDSGLDSITDDITSQPGEMTKEAGMDFIKGDSWYEVLKKQGKKLLNPAEWKNLAFDTAKNAVKKVSIESTPWLRDNPTVADMLVTGVDTRITSTKLTFQEGYKEAIKKSPVPIKLISISLFGFDLGATLARKFLDSLLKDICKKEGDKYTYQSIPVDIVFTGLFDCSRRTSASNNNGVDYFISAFGGPVKGIGVLLGDKSIDQDTSLPEAVKKSLHLVAAHETRVWRCLYRTGSNPAHKEELYPGCAEDIGGGLKPDEQKPSAELSRVALHRMYREGTMAGVPFPDFQTLNESNPVVAAYFIVQDNVKNQSVLQWAKAYQSALPLSSLSTSNQNRHLDSYIDWLGRQYYQYSTECMRYEKLRGDVLASAGASAGFAGTTQEAKNVAGQYASELSVLRQHWGWLDDVKDAAIKLRNSMEHDPADRRREIAPHVYDHALWRAKRFLNYASAAYQGKPQPFPIDAAPPEMYAWFVHDLQTVEKGTGISQDFFVIRSMEMPEA
- the yjdP gene encoding DDRRRQL repeat protein YjdP encodes the protein MKCYSTALLFGLLSLTSQLAHADVIDDAIGNIQQAINDAYNPSSSRSNDDDDDRYDRSRQIDSRQYDDRRRQLEDRRRRLDERQRQLDDDRRRLEEDERRLEDDYDRG
- the phnP gene encoding phosphonate metabolism protein PhnP, with the translated sequence MSLTITLTGTGGAQLVPVFGCDCAACRRARLQDSYRRRPCSAVVKFNNAVTLLDAGIPHLMDDWPAGSFQQFLLTHYHMDHVQGLFPLRWGVGATIPVYGPPDEAGCDDLFKHPGILDFSHTVEPFVMFELQGLRVTPLPLNHSKLTFGYLLESAHSRVAWLSDTAGLPEKTVKFLLNNQPQAIIIDCSHEPRDEPPRNHCDLNTVVALNEVIGCPQVILTHISHQFDVWMMNNPLPDGIEAGYDGMVLVFD
- the phnO gene encoding aminoalkylphosphonate N-acetyltransferase, which codes for MPDCTLRPATADDAQIVYALICELKQAEFDRQAFHAGYLANLQDRNMRYQLAELDGEVIGTIGLHLQFHLHHARWIGEIQELVVMPQARGLKVGSQLLAWAEDVARQAGAELTELSTSVKRVDAHRFYVREGYTQSHFRFTKPL
- the phnN gene encoding ribose 1,5-bisphosphokinase, which codes for MMGRLVWLMGPSGSGKDSLLSALRQREHPQLLVAHRYITRAANAGSENHIALSEQEFFIRAGQNLLALSWHANGYYYGIGIETDLWLHAGFDVLVNGSRAHLPQARARYGAALLPVCLQVSPDVLRSRLQSRGRESAREIDQRLARAARYAPSDCHILNNDGSLLQSVETFLSLIRQKENQHA